A section of the Methanothermobacter sp. genome encodes:
- a CDS encoding DUF2097 domain-containing protein — translation MIYLKKENRIATCDELCRYIREEVKPGDTVRLSLGRVYIPGKVVTNNAGVIQIKIDSDLIKGLTTIDVEKLKEYLIELEHECEGGVCVIEAVDE, via the coding sequence GTGATTTATTTGAAAAAGGAAAATAGAATTGCAACTTGCGATGAACTCTGCAGGTACATAAGGGAAGAGGTTAAACCAGGGGATACTGTGAGGCTATCCCTCGGCCGCGTATACATTCCTGGAAAGGTTGTGACCAACAACGCGGGCGTCATACAGATAAAGATAGACAGCGACCTCATAAAGGGTCTTACAACGATTGACGTTGAGAAGCTGAAGGAATACCTCATTGAACTGGAGCACGAATGTGAGGGTGGGGTATGCGTAATTGAGGCTGTTGATGAATGA
- a CDS encoding DUF128 domain-containing protein, producing MAEETNQKMMEILRILAEHDDVLGAKIIASELKKKGYDLGERAVRYHMRILDEKGLTERVGYAGRRITEKGLQEINRGLVYDQVDFIFSKFESMIYRTSFNPHTLEGKVVVNTSRISPESIETLKHVMKNGFCLSPRVRLEEHDGEFVISTICGTTVDGLLLMNGIPVIPQFGGLVRFEEGRPVNFRELIAYKKTSMTPLEAFTSENMTSVLDVIENGEGTVPANLRIMPGTAREEAIKLFRKLEGADISGVLKVGEPGEDVLGVPVADGMVGVAIIGGITPLCAIQEAGYSVEIKLAENLIDFRNLEPLVKPEGRLMASAPERGVRVRFLLSKAWNLINRVDFNHRDFSGRVIANISLVKREDLDESLEIIRDVLGKRPEFSTLPLIGITDEGKMAGIATVCSLTLDGILIKNGIMSTPKYGGLLEVGVRDPRFVELTAYSGSSLDPHEIYVSKNMTAVLEALDGPGRVLASLREVPYLARDHATDLIEDLSEAGFSILKIGKPSEIVYNARVEKYHAGIVTPGGLNPLAAVREAGIDVRMKAVEGLMDLKEFMYVDEV from the coding sequence ATGGCTGAAGAGACCAACCAGAAGATGATGGAGATTCTGAGGATCCTTGCAGAGCACGACGACGTCCTTGGAGCAAAGATAATAGCATCAGAACTTAAAAAGAAGGGCTACGACCTTGGAGAGCGTGCTGTCAGGTACCACATGCGCATACTTGATGAAAAGGGCCTTACAGAAAGGGTTGGTTACGCCGGAAGAAGGATAACAGAAAAGGGGCTGCAGGAGATAAACCGTGGCCTCGTCTACGACCAGGTGGACTTCATATTCTCAAAGTTCGAGAGTATGATCTACCGTACAAGTTTCAACCCTCATACCCTTGAGGGGAAGGTGGTTGTAAACACATCAAGGATATCCCCTGAATCCATCGAAACCCTGAAACATGTTATGAAAAACGGTTTCTGTTTGAGCCCCCGTGTAAGGCTCGAAGAACACGATGGGGAGTTTGTAATAAGTACCATCTGCGGGACAACTGTTGATGGTCTTCTGCTAATGAACGGAATCCCTGTAATACCCCAGTTTGGGGGGCTTGTGAGGTTCGAGGAGGGCAGGCCAGTGAACTTCAGGGAACTCATAGCATACAAGAAGACATCTATGACGCCTCTTGAGGCATTCACATCCGAGAACATGACCTCAGTTCTGGATGTCATTGAAAACGGAGAGGGGACCGTACCTGCAAACCTCCGCATCATGCCTGGAACCGCACGGGAGGAGGCCATTAAACTCTTCAGGAAACTTGAGGGAGCCGATATATCAGGCGTCCTCAAGGTGGGTGAGCCAGGGGAGGATGTCCTGGGAGTCCCTGTGGCTGATGGAATGGTTGGGGTTGCCATCATAGGCGGGATAACTCCACTCTGCGCAATACAGGAGGCAGGTTACAGTGTCGAGATTAAACTGGCAGAGAACCTCATTGACTTCAGAAACCTGGAGCCCCTCGTAAAACCCGAGGGGAGGTTGATGGCGTCTGCACCTGAAAGGGGTGTCAGGGTCCGATTCCTGCTTTCAAAGGCCTGGAACCTCATAAACAGGGTTGATTTTAACCACAGGGATTTTTCCGGGAGGGTAATTGCAAACATATCCCTGGTTAAAAGAGAGGATCTTGATGAATCCCTCGAGATCATACGTGACGTCCTGGGGAAGCGCCCTGAATTTTCAACCCTGCCACTTATAGGAATCACAGACGAGGGAAAAATGGCTGGAATTGCAACTGTCTGCAGCCTCACCCTGGACGGGATACTCATAAAGAACGGTATCATGTCCACGCCAAAGTATGGGGGCCTCCTTGAGGTTGGAGTTAGGGATCCCCGCTTTGTTGAGCTAACAGCCTACAGCGGATCATCCCTAGACCCCCATGAGATCTATGTTTCAAAGAATATGACCGCAGTTCTTGAAGCCCTTGATGGTCCCGGCAGGGTACTTGCAAGTCTCCGTGAGGTGCCCTACCTTGCAAGGGATCACGCCACAGACCTCATTGAGGATCTATCAGAAGCAGGTTTCAGCATACTGAAAATCGGAAAACCCAGTGAGATAGTCTACAACGCCCGTGTGGAGAAGTACCATGCGGGGATAGTGACCCCTGGAGGCCTGAACCCCCTTGCGGCTGTCCGTGAGGCGGGTATCGATGTAAGGATGAAGGCCGTTGAGGGGCTCATGGATCTTAAGGAATTCATGTATGTTGACGAGGTGTAG
- the glnA gene encoding type I glutamate--ammonia ligase, producing MSDKIGKIIAKMDECGVKFVRLQFVDIHGKPKNMAIPLVRPDQIEDIIKDGLLFDGSSIEGFVDINESDLVLKPDPDTFSTLPWRPEEKGVCRFICDVYWPEGKPFEGDPRYVLKKALDKYSHLGYEYNVGPEPEFFILDQDEDGNIIPHDCGAYFDVEPVDQGTDFRRKLVMDLEALNFDVEVSHHEVAPGQHEIDFKFDKALKTADAVITFKQAIKAIVDKMGYMVTFMPKPFFGENGSGMHCHQSLFKDGENVFYDPDTETQLSEEAMYFIGGLLKHAPALSAVCAPTVNSYKRLVPGYEAPVYIAYGLKNRSTLVRIPASRGKGTRVELRMPDPSCNPYLAFAAMLEAGMNGIQNRIDPGEPTEIDVFEKSIPELREMGIETLPSSLWEAYHALEEDDVIKGALGDHVYEKFMEIKHKEWDDYRVRVFKYELERYLDI from the coding sequence ATGTCAGATAAGATTGGAAAAATAATAGCTAAAATGGATGAATGCGGAGTAAAATTCGTCCGCCTTCAGTTTGTGGACATACACGGAAAACCAAAAAACATGGCAATACCCCTGGTAAGGCCAGACCAGATAGAGGACATAATAAAGGACGGTCTCCTCTTTGATGGTTCATCAATTGAGGGATTCGTCGACATAAACGAAAGTGACCTGGTCCTCAAACCAGACCCGGACACCTTCTCAACACTCCCATGGAGGCCAGAGGAAAAAGGTGTCTGCAGATTCATCTGTGACGTATACTGGCCAGAAGGAAAACCATTCGAGGGAGACCCAAGATACGTCCTGAAAAAAGCCCTTGACAAATACTCCCACCTGGGTTACGAATACAACGTCGGACCGGAACCCGAATTCTTCATCCTGGACCAGGACGAAGATGGGAACATAATACCCCACGACTGCGGCGCATACTTCGATGTGGAACCAGTGGACCAGGGTACAGACTTCAGAAGAAAACTCGTGATGGACCTTGAGGCCCTTAACTTCGATGTTGAGGTAAGCCACCACGAGGTCGCCCCAGGGCAGCATGAGATAGACTTCAAATTTGACAAGGCACTTAAAACAGCAGACGCCGTCATAACCTTCAAGCAGGCAATAAAGGCCATAGTGGACAAGATGGGTTACATGGTAACCTTCATGCCAAAACCATTCTTCGGTGAAAACGGTAGCGGTATGCACTGCCACCAGTCACTCTTCAAGGACGGTGAAAACGTATTCTACGACCCTGACACCGAGACACAGCTATCAGAGGAGGCCATGTACTTCATAGGAGGGCTCCTCAAGCATGCCCCGGCACTATCAGCTGTGTGTGCACCTACAGTCAACTCCTACAAGAGGCTCGTGCCTGGCTATGAGGCCCCTGTGTACATCGCATACGGTCTCAAAAACAGGTCAACCCTTGTGAGGATCCCTGCATCCCGTGGTAAGGGGACACGTGTGGAACTGAGGATGCCTGACCCCTCATGCAACCCGTACCTTGCATTTGCAGCCATGCTGGAAGCAGGTATGAACGGTATACAGAACAGGATTGACCCCGGCGAACCGACTGAAATCGATGTATTCGAAAAATCCATCCCTGAACTCAGGGAAATGGGAATCGAAACCCTCCCATCAAGTCTGTGGGAGGCATACCATGCCCTTGAGGAGGACGACGTCATCAAGGGAGCCCTCGGGGACCATGTCTATGAGAAGTTCATGGAGATAAAGCACAAAGAATGGGACGACTACCGGGTGAGGGTCTTCAAGTACGAACTTGAAAGATACCTTGACATCTAA
- a CDS encoding HesA/MoeB/ThiF family protein has translation MPRRYEGMAYWEMVSRQMGLISKAEQLRLRDSTVAVIGCGGIGGAAVEMLARMGIGRIRIIDSDVFDISNINRQLMSSFSALKLPKVEVAAERIRTVNPFADVEVFHECFTEKNASTIIDGSDAVVDALDNITSRVMASRRCRIQGIPFIHGAIHGSMGQVSVFTSDSPSYEELFNLPSRGLELTGDVKSELKELSSETPPVIGPAANLTGCLQAAEVFKLITGRGDLIIAPRMLKFDLLLGEPFKIVEL, from the coding sequence ATGCCTAGAAGATATGAGGGTATGGCGTACTGGGAGATGGTCAGCCGGCAGATGGGTCTCATTTCAAAGGCCGAACAGTTAAGGCTCAGGGATTCAACTGTTGCTGTAATTGGATGTGGTGGGATAGGTGGGGCTGCAGTTGAGATGCTTGCAAGGATGGGTATAGGCAGGATCAGGATAATAGACAGCGACGTATTTGACATCTCAAACATCAACAGACAGCTCATGAGCAGTTTTAGCGCCCTTAAACTCCCCAAGGTTGAAGTTGCAGCAGAACGCATCAGGACCGTGAATCCCTTCGCTGATGTGGAGGTATTTCATGAGTGTTTCACCGAAAAAAATGCCTCAACCATAATTGATGGGAGTGACGCCGTGGTGGATGCCCTTGATAACATAACCTCAAGGGTCATGGCATCCAGAAGATGCAGAATCCAGGGCATCCCCTTCATACATGGAGCGATACATGGATCCATGGGCCAGGTGAGTGTCTTCACATCTGATTCTCCATCCTATGAGGAACTTTTCAATCTACCATCTAGGGGCCTTGAACTTACAGGGGATGTTAAGTCTGAGCTTAAAGAACTATCCTCTGAAACTCCGCCAGTCATAGGGCCCGCAGCCAATCTTACCGGGTGTTTACAGGCGGCTGAGGTCTTTAAACTGATAACAGGAAGGGGTGATCTAATCATTGCACCAAGAATGCTGAAATTTGATCTGCTCCTTGGCGAACCATTCAAAATTGTTGAACTATAA
- a CDS encoding methanogenesis marker 8 protein produces MGEHVIEALGKTRVTVRDGKVVHVSEPLIHYCPLFHKYRGIEKITSEAVRQNIEFRIKDFGMCTANRELRMRDFLSFGISEIISTLLAEGEVDAAVMVCDGAGTVIVTEPELAQGIGGRISGFISTSPEKDVIEKIGPKNVLDPQKATIDQFKGVERALEMGYRRVAVTVKDPDEAEHLRKIQDEEIYLFAVHLTGIDYRGAERIINTCDVVTSCASKYIRRIADRRALLKVGSSIPIYACTKKGKRFIELRLKRMGASGNKNSERNPLSPEPLV; encoded by the coding sequence GTGGGTGAACATGTAATAGAGGCCCTGGGCAAAACCCGGGTTACAGTGAGGGACGGTAAGGTGGTCCATGTATCAGAGCCACTGATCCACTACTGCCCCCTGTTCCATAAGTATCGCGGCATTGAAAAGATCACTTCTGAGGCGGTCCGCCAGAATATTGAATTTCGCATCAAGGATTTTGGCATGTGCACAGCCAACCGTGAATTAAGAATGAGGGATTTTCTATCATTTGGCATCTCAGAGATTATCTCAACACTCCTTGCTGAGGGGGAGGTGGACGCGGCCGTGATGGTCTGCGATGGGGCAGGAACCGTCATTGTAACAGAACCAGAACTTGCACAGGGTATAGGTGGAAGAATATCAGGTTTCATCAGCACATCCCCTGAAAAGGATGTTATAGAAAAAATTGGCCCCAAAAATGTCCTTGACCCTCAAAAGGCAACGATAGACCAGTTTAAGGGTGTTGAAAGGGCGCTTGAAATGGGTTACAGAAGGGTTGCAGTCACAGTCAAGGATCCGGATGAGGCAGAGCATTTAAGGAAAATCCAGGATGAAGAAATATACCTCTTTGCAGTTCACCTCACAGGAATAGATTACAGAGGCGCAGAGAGAATAATCAATACATGTGATGTTGTAACATCCTGCGCATCAAAGTACATAAGGCGAATAGCAGATAGAAGGGCGCTGCTGAAGGTGGGCTCCTCAATACCCATATATGCATGCACAAAAAAGGGTAAGAGGTTCATTGAACTCAGATTAAAGAGGATGGGGGCTTCGGGAAATAAAAATTCAGAAAGAAATCCACTGTCACCTGAACCCCTTGTATAG
- a CDS encoding CBS domain-containing protein has protein sequence MMKKLRARDIMLRDVIVANPEDLVAAANLKMVRANVGGVPVVEEGRLVGLITHRDILLAGGEALKLRVKDIMSKDLVVVHEDTPISRISRIMADTGYQRLPVVKDDMLVGLITQSCIIKAVADHL, from the coding sequence ATGATGAAAAAGCTCCGTGCAAGGGACATAATGCTGCGGGATGTTATTGTGGCTAATCCAGAAGACCTTGTGGCAGCTGCCAACCTCAAGATGGTCCGTGCAAATGTCGGTGGAGTTCCTGTTGTGGAGGAAGGCAGGCTTGTTGGCCTCATAACCCACAGGGATATTCTGCTTGCAGGTGGTGAGGCCCTGAAACTGCGGGTGAAGGATATCATGAGCAAGGACCTTGTTGTTGTCCATGAGGATACCCCAATAAGCAGGATAAGCAGGATAATGGCAGATACGGGTTATCAGAGGTTGCCTGTTGTGAAAGACGATATGCTCGTGGGGCTTATAACTCAGAGCTGCATCATAAAGGCTGTTGCAGACCACCTTTAG
- the thiC gene encoding phosphomethylpyrimidine synthase: MTQMENARKGNITPEMEEVARKENIDIQILIKSIADGRAVIPSNVNRSSSPCGIGDGLSTKVNANIGSSSKMEDIDLEVEKAMVAVEYGADAVMDLSTGPMLREVRRAVLEAVDVPVGTVPIYEAGVEAFRSSGSVVEMDEDDMFRAIENQARDGVDFMTVHSGITLETVEKVQRSDRIMGIVSRGGAFLAAWIIHNQEENPLYSNYDYLLELAYEYDVTLSLGDGLRPGCLADASDIPQIQELLTLADLVARARDLDVQCMVEGPGHMPLDQIAANMKIQKSVCDGAPFYVLGPIVTDMAPGYDHISAAIGGAVAAMNGADFLCYVTPAEHLAIPGVDDVIEGVVASRIAAQAADAASKLPGAWKSELEMANARKSFDWNKQFEMAFDSRKPAEYRMQCPMDDSEMCTMCGEYCALRILRGD, translated from the coding sequence GTGACTCAGATGGAAAATGCAAGAAAGGGCAATATAACCCCTGAAATGGAGGAGGTAGCCCGAAAGGAGAACATTGATATTCAGATTCTCATAAAAAGCATTGCAGATGGCAGGGCTGTCATACCATCCAATGTTAATAGAAGTTCATCACCATGCGGCATAGGGGATGGTCTTTCAACGAAAGTAAATGCAAATATTGGCTCATCCTCAAAGATGGAGGACATTGACCTTGAAGTTGAAAAGGCAATGGTGGCCGTGGAATATGGTGCAGATGCGGTCATGGACCTCAGCACGGGCCCAATGCTCCGTGAAGTTAGAAGGGCCGTACTTGAAGCCGTAGACGTACCCGTTGGAACAGTACCAATCTACGAGGCAGGTGTTGAGGCCTTCAGATCCAGCGGCTCGGTTGTGGAGATGGACGAGGATGACATGTTCAGGGCAATAGAGAACCAGGCCAGGGATGGCGTTGACTTCATGACAGTGCACTCCGGGATAACCCTTGAGACAGTTGAGAAGGTCCAGCGATCAGACAGGATAATGGGTATAGTGAGCAGGGGAGGAGCATTCCTGGCTGCATGGATAATTCACAACCAGGAGGAAAACCCCCTCTACAGCAACTATGACTACCTCCTTGAACTGGCATATGAGTATGATGTAACACTGAGCCTCGGGGATGGCCTGAGACCCGGCTGCCTTGCAGATGCATCGGATATACCCCAGATCCAGGAACTGCTCACACTCGCGGATCTTGTTGCAAGGGCCCGGGATTTAGATGTACAGTGCATGGTTGAGGGTCCCGGCCACATGCCACTCGACCAGATCGCAGCAAATATGAAGATACAGAAGTCTGTATGTGACGGCGCACCATTCTATGTCCTCGGCCCAATAGTCACCGACATGGCCCCCGGGTATGACCATATCAGCGCGGCCATAGGTGGTGCAGTCGCGGCAATGAACGGGGCCGACTTCCTCTGCTATGTAACACCCGCGGAACACCTCGCCATACCCGGTGTGGATGATGTTATTGAGGGGGTGGTGGCTTCCAGGATAGCTGCACAGGCCGCGGACGCCGCCAGCAAATTGCCAGGGGCATGGAAATCTGAACTTGAAATGGCAAATGCAAGGAAATCCTTTGACTGGAATAAACAGTTTGAAATGGCATTCGACTCAAGAAAACCCGCAGAATACAGGATGCAGTGCCCGATGGATGATTCAGAGATGTGCACCATGTGCGGGGAATACTGCGCTCTCAGGATCCTCAGAGGTGATTGA
- a CDS encoding glutaredoxin family protein, producing the protein MKFEHVNGTEKAKIRLFALSTCGWCKKTRELLEELGVAYDYIYVDLLQGDEREKAINELRKWNPSLSFPTLVIDDGDVIVGFDALSIKSALR; encoded by the coding sequence ATGAAATTTGAACATGTCAACGGCACCGAAAAGGCAAAGATCCGGCTTTTTGCCCTGAGTACATGTGGATGGTGCAAAAAAACCCGTGAACTGCTGGAGGAACTAGGGGTGGCCTATGATTACATATACGTCGACCTCCTACAGGGAGATGAACGTGAAAAAGCCATCAATGAGCTCCGGAAGTGGAACCCATCCCTCTCATTCCCTACACTTGTGATAGACGATGGGGATGTTATTGTGGGGTTCGATGCACTCTCAATAAAGTCAGCCCTAAGGTAG
- a CDS encoding ferredoxin-thioredoxin reductase catalytic domain-containing protein: protein MADELEALYREIRESAEKSGYKINPDREFVMELLQGILTNRERYGYDSCPCRLASGNPEEDSDIVCPCDYRDEDLEEYGTCYCGLYVADEDVEFKSIPERRNMEKIPGGKLDLKIPVLRCRVCGYLCARKAPPEPCPICGVSGKFDVFLE, encoded by the coding sequence ATGGCTGATGAACTTGAAGCACTCTACAGAGAGATCAGGGAATCTGCAGAGAAATCAGGCTATAAAATCAACCCTGACAGGGAATTTGTTATGGAACTCCTGCAGGGGATTCTCACCAACCGTGAAAGGTATGGTTATGATTCCTGCCCCTGCCGTCTTGCATCCGGCAATCCAGAGGAGGACAGTGATATAGTATGCCCCTGTGATTACAGGGACGAGGATCTTGAGGAGTATGGTACATGCTACTGTGGCCTTTACGTCGCGGATGAGGATGTGGAATTTAAATCAATCCCTGAGAGAAGAAATATGGAGAAAATCCCTGGGGGTAAACTTGACCTTAAGATCCCGGTACTGCGGTGCCGTGTATGCGGTTATCTCTGCGCAAGGAAGGCACCACCCGAACCATGCCCCATATGTGGTGTCAGCGGAAAATTTGATGTTTTCCTTGAATAG
- a CDS encoding winged helix-turn-helix domain-containing protein, with amino-acid sequence MLEGYSEVKEDLRFIFGSEVRLKVLLALMDGPMELSEMRSVIRSSSSTILHAIYQLEEKRMVSRTNRRYELSATGRIISLKVQGIIGSLLALGDLSEFFLDHDLSSIPDHLLSSIEDLAGVTILESKPENLTEPYEVVAKNALNSERVWVLSGVYHPFYGDLLRSGVKAEIILSEDLIASIEDDLPQNAAIHAIPEKLKFSLIITEGSMALSLFLSDGLYDPSRFLFSRDDEAIEWAWSLFRHFTDDGVG; translated from the coding sequence TTGCTGGAAGGCTACAGTGAAGTCAAAGAGGATCTCAGGTTCATTTTTGGCTCTGAGGTGAGACTGAAGGTCCTGCTTGCTCTCATGGATGGTCCCATGGAGCTATCGGAGATGAGGTCAGTTATAAGATCAAGTTCATCAACGATTCTACATGCCATATACCAGCTGGAAGAGAAGAGAATGGTCTCAAGGACCAACCGCAGGTATGAACTTTCAGCAACAGGGAGGATAATATCCCTCAAGGTGCAGGGTATCATAGGGTCACTTCTTGCTCTTGGAGATCTGTCGGAATTCTTCCTTGACCATGATCTATCATCAATACCAGATCACCTCCTATCCAGCATAGAAGACCTTGCAGGGGTCACTATTCTTGAATCAAAGCCTGAGAACCTCACAGAACCATATGAGGTGGTGGCAAAGAACGCCCTGAATTCAGAGAGGGTCTGGGTCCTATCAGGGGTATATCACCCCTTCTATGGTGACCTCCTGAGGTCAGGGGTGAAGGCTGAGATAATACTTTCAGAGGATCTTATAGCCTCTATTGAAGATGATTTGCCTCAGAATGCCGCTATTCACGCCATACCGGAAAAGCTTAAATTCAGCCTAATAATAACGGAGGGTTCGATGGCCCTATCTCTTTTCCTATCAGATGGCCTCTATGATCCATCAAGGTTCCTTTTTTCAAGGGATGATGAGGCAATTGAATGGGCATGGAGCCTCTTCAGACACTTTACAGATGATGGAGTTGGATAG
- a CDS encoding ATP-dependent DNA ligase: protein MLYIELAEVYRKLESTTKRLEKTDILAELFSSVERDLLPVVTLLMLGRVFPIWSEEELGVGIKLLMRAISTVVGVSVDEIEDAMREEGDIGLASEKLFSKKTQTTFFSQPLTVEFVYDKLRSLTSVTGERAQARKIGILVEVLSQAKPLEARYITRTVLEELRVGVAEGIIRDAISRASGADPALVERAHMLTNDLGMVAAVAMEEGNSGLERLNLEPGRPVKPMLAQLAESIESAIEELGRAFCETKYDGIRVQIHRKGDGISIFTRRLENITAAVPDILEGVERALPDDDYIVEGEIIVTIEGRPASFQYILQRVRRKYDIERLRRKVPLSLFLFDVLYYGRPLIDEPLRERRRVLESIISEIPGEIEASRMVDVGPDNIGEALWLFRESIREGHEGIMIKDTESPYIPGIRGKKMLKFKAEPETLDLIVVGGTYGRGKRAHLIGSYLLAARDDDTGELVTVAHVATGLDDETLQELSDRMENLAIERKGRKLRVRPEIILEVAYSEIVRSPEYESGYSLRFPVVKRIRDDLSPEDIDTVSRIESMFRA, encoded by the coding sequence TTGCTCTATATTGAACTTGCAGAGGTCTACAGAAAACTGGAATCAACAACAAAGCGCCTCGAAAAGACAGATATCCTTGCAGAGCTCTTCAGCAGCGTTGAAAGGGATCTTTTACCGGTGGTGACCCTCCTCATGCTTGGAAGGGTTTTCCCAATCTGGAGTGAGGAGGAACTCGGGGTTGGCATAAAACTTCTCATGAGAGCAATATCGACTGTCGTGGGGGTTTCGGTTGATGAAATAGAAGATGCAATGAGGGAGGAGGGGGATATAGGACTCGCAAGTGAGAAACTCTTCTCAAAGAAAACCCAGACAACCTTCTTTTCGCAACCACTCACTGTTGAATTTGTTTATGATAAACTGCGCTCACTGACATCTGTAACAGGTGAAAGGGCCCAGGCAAGGAAGATAGGAATACTCGTTGAGGTACTATCCCAGGCAAAGCCACTTGAGGCACGTTACATCACCAGGACGGTCCTTGAGGAACTCCGGGTGGGGGTTGCAGAGGGTATCATAAGGGATGCCATTTCCAGGGCCTCAGGAGCCGACCCTGCACTTGTTGAGAGGGCCCACATGCTCACCAATGACCTGGGTATGGTGGCTGCCGTTGCAATGGAGGAGGGTAATTCGGGTCTTGAAAGGCTGAATCTTGAACCTGGAAGGCCTGTAAAGCCAATGCTTGCACAGCTTGCTGAGAGCATAGAATCTGCGATAGAGGAACTTGGAAGGGCATTCTGTGAGACAAAATATGATGGGATAAGGGTCCAGATACACAGAAAGGGGGACGGGATATCCATTTTCACACGTAGACTTGAAAACATAACTGCGGCGGTCCCTGACATCCTTGAGGGCGTTGAAAGGGCGCTCCCGGATGATGACTACATAGTTGAGGGTGAGATCATCGTTACAATTGAGGGTAGACCCGCTTCATTCCAGTACATACTCCAGCGGGTCAGGAGAAAGTATGATATAGAACGATTGAGGAGGAAGGTTCCCCTATCCCTCTTCCTCTTCGACGTCCTATATTATGGAAGGCCCCTTATTGACGAACCACTTAGGGAGAGGAGAAGGGTCCTTGAATCAATCATTTCTGAGATTCCAGGGGAGATTGAGGCGAGCCGGATGGTTGATGTGGGTCCTGATAACATTGGTGAAGCCCTGTGGCTCTTCAGGGAATCAATAAGGGAGGGTCATGAGGGTATAATGATAAAGGACACAGAGTCACCATATATACCGGGTATAAGGGGTAAAAAGATGCTTAAATTCAAGGCTGAACCCGAAACACTGGACCTCATTGTGGTTGGCGGTACCTATGGCCGTGGAAAAAGGGCCCACCTCATTGGCTCATACCTTCTGGCTGCAAGGGATGATGATACAGGGGAACTTGTGACGGTGGCTCATGTTGCAACGGGACTGGATGATGAAACCCTCCAGGAACTCTCAGACAGGATGGAGAACCTTGCCATTGAGAGGAAGGGGAGGAAACTGAGGGTCAGACCGGAGATAATACTTGAGGTGGCCTACAGTGAAATAGTCCGCAGCCCTGAGTATGAAAGCGGTTACTCTCTTCGTTTTCCTGTTGTAAAACGCATAAGAGATGATCTGAGTCCTGAGGACATTGATACGGTTTCCCGTATAGAGTCAATGTTCAGGGCCTGA
- a CDS encoding exodeoxyribonuclease VII large subunit: MGFILDDRALIMVSVLLGIAGFIGMIVSSASLTPPIVRVSDVDRAMMDREITVEGTVESVHELESGTLLLKINDGTGTVTAVAFKSVSKGMEMSPRILRGMRIQVTGRVKEYRGSLEIVVEKPSAIRPKSSGS, encoded by the coding sequence ATGGGTTTCATACTGGATGACAGGGCACTAATCATGGTATCGGTTTTACTTGGAATCGCAGGGTTCATTGGAATGATAGTATCCTCAGCATCACTCACACCCCCCATCGTTAGGGTGTCAGATGTGGACAGGGCCATGATGGACAGGGAGATTACAGTTGAGGGTACAGTGGAGTCGGTTCATGAACTCGAATCTGGAACTTTACTTTTAAAAATAAATGATGGGACAGGGACAGTAACCGCTGTGGCATTTAAATCAGTCTCGAAGGGTATGGAAATGAGTCCTAGAATCTTAAGGGGAATGAGGATCCAGGTAACCGGAAGGGTTAAGGAGTACCGTGGATCACTGGAGATAGTTGTTGAGAAACCATCGGCCATCAGGCCAAAATCATCTGGGAGTTAG